In Papio anubis isolate 15944 chromosome 20, Panubis1.0, whole genome shotgun sequence, a single window of DNA contains:
- the GGN gene encoding gametogenetin isoform X4 has product MGQVLKCLNSSCVGDMGKKALPAPSEMGNVQSEPSAGGGSRKEQASDRAPDSRRTSLVEPEMTSQAMRLTRGLGVWFPGSSAPPGLLVPREPQASPSTLPLTLERPSPVMSPPEEAAAVSAPPPAPAGTLLPGPSKWQKPAGTPVPRVRGLLEASHRGQGDPPSLRPLPPPPPPPPPPRQLSVKDTVPRAPSQFPPPLEPWKPPPPLPSERQPADRRITPALATPASTPTESQAGPGNQGQTAGRARGGAPPQAGEGEMAQPVASESGLSLLCKITFKSGPSLAPPAASSSLAAKDSLGGGGGGGLFAASGPISYAEVLKQGPLPPGSARPLGEVPRGAQEAEGGDGDGEGCSGSPSAPASQAQALPPPPYTTFPGSKPKFDWVSAPDGPERHFRFNGAGGGIGAPRRRAAALSGPWGSPPPPPGQMHSAPGPRRPAPALLAPPMFIFPAPTGEPMRPGPPGLQELPPLPPPTPPPAPPPTPPPTLQPPALQSTPLPVAPPLSPGLGHEASALAPTLAPALPPALAADQAPAPAPAPAPAPSPAPTVAEPSPPVSAPAPAAAPIKTRTRRNKGSRAARGATREDGLPGDGPREGATATVPDSSGGGGGGSGASQTGAANTRAARHWPPFQVLNSCPCKCYCRHQPRHRRLPRNVSA; this is encoded by the exons ATGGGGCAGGTACTGAAGTGTCTGAACAGCAGCTGTGTTGGGGACATGGGAAAGAAGGC TCTCCCAGCTCCGTCAGAAATGGGGAACGTGCAGTCGGAGCCATCGGCGGGTGGGGGCTCCCGAAAAGAGCAGGCCTCGGACCGCGCCCCCGACTCCCGCCGGACGTCCCTGGTGGAGCCCGAGATGACCTCCCAGGCCATGCGCCTGACTCGCGGGCTGGGTGTCTGGTTCCCTGGCAGCTCCGCACCCCCGGGACTCCTGGTACCCCGGGAGCCCCAGGCCTCACCCTCGACCCTGCCCCTCACCTTAGAACGGCCCTCTCCAGTGATGTCCCCTCCTGAAGAGGCGGCCGCGGTCTCtgcaccacccccagcccccgcGGGGACCCTGCTGCCCGGCCCGTCTAAATGGCAAAAGCCCGCGGGCACTCCAGTGCCCCGGGTCCGTGGCCTGCTGGAGGCGAGCCATCGCGGCCAGGGCGACCCTCCGAGCCTCCgcccgctgccgccgccgccgccgccgccgcccccgccccgGCAACTATCCGTAAAGGACACTGTCCCGAGGGCCCCATCCCAATTTCCGCCGCCCCTGGAGCCTTGGAAGCCGCCACCACCATTACCTTCTGAACGGCAGCCGGCGGACCGCAGAATCactcctgctctggccacacCCGCCTCAACCCCCACAGAAAGCCAGGCTGGGCCGGGCAACCAGGGCCAGACGGCCGGTAGGGCTCGCGGAGGGGCGCCTCCCCAGGCGGGCGAAGGCGAAATGGCCCAGCCTGTGGCTTCCGAGTCCGGCCTGAGCCTGCTGTGTAAAATCACCTTCAAGTCGGGGCCCTCTTTGGCCCCTCCGGCAGCCTCGAGTTCCTTAGCAGCCAAAGATTCGCTCGGGGGCGGCGGAGGCGGCGGCCTCTTTGCTGCCTCGGGTCCCATCTCTTACGCCGAGGTCCTGAAGCAGGGGCCCCTGCCTCCTGGATCCGCTCGCCCCCTGGGAGAGGTTCCTCGAGGAgcacaggaagctgagggaggtgATGGAGACGGCGAAGGGTGCTCTGGTTCTCCCTCGGCGCCTGCGTCCCAAGCCCAGGCCCTACCGCCGCCACCCTACAccaccttcccaggctcaaagCCCAAATTCGACTGGGTTAGCGCTCCCGACGGCCCTGAACGCCACTTCCGCTTCAACGGGGCTGGCGGAGGCATCGGGGCGCCGCGACGGCGTGCGGCCGCACTCTCTGGGCCTTGGGGctcccctccaccaccaccaggGCAGATGCACTCAGCTCCCGGGCCCCGGAGGCCCGCACCTGCCCTACTGGCGCCGCCTATGTTCATCTTCCCGGCACCCACTGGTGAGCCCATGCGCCCGGGGCCTCCAGGCCTGCAGGAGTTACCACCGCTGCCACCGCCCACGCCGCCGCCCGCGCCACCGCCCACACCGCCGCCCACACTGCAGCCACCAGCGCTCCAGTCAACGCCACTGCCGGTGGCTCCCCCGCTCTCCCCGGGCCTGGGCCACGAGGCGTCAGCCCTGGCTCCCACCCTAGCCCCTGCTCTGCCCCCAGCCTTAGCCGCCGACcaggccccggccccggccccggccccggccccagcCCCATCCCCAGCTCCCACCGTGGCTGAGCCCTCGCCGCCTGTGTCCGCGCCCGCACCCGCGGCTGCACCCATCAAGACCCGCACGCGCAGGAACAAGGGTTCCCGTGCAGCCCGGGGCGCAACCCGTGAGGATGGCTTGCCTGGAGACGGTCCTCGTGAAGGAGCTACAGCTACAGTGCCGGACAGCAGCGGTGGAGGGGGTGGTGGCAGCGGGGCCTCTCAGACTGGGGCAGCTAACACCCGCGCTGCGCGCCACTGGCCGCCCTTCCAGGTGCTTAACTCCTGTCCCTGCAAGTGTTACTGCCGCCACCAGCCACGCCATCGCCGCCTGCCACGCAACGTCTCTGCCTG A
- the GGN gene encoding gametogenetin isoform X3 produces MGQVLKCLNSSCVGDMGKKALPAPSEMGNVQSEPSAGGGSRKEQASDRAPDSRRTSLVEPEMTSQAMRLTRGLGVWFPGSSAPPGLLVPREPQASPSTLPLTLERPSPVMSPPEEAAAVSAPPPAPAGTLLPGPSKWQKPAGTPVPRVRGLLEASHRGQGDPPSLRPLPPPPPPPPPPRQLSVKDTVPRAPSQFPPPLEPWKPPPPLPSERQPADRRITPALATPASTPTESQAGPGNQGQTAGRARGGAPPQAGEGEMAQPVASESGLSLLCKITFKSGPSLAPPAASSSLAAKDSLGGGGGGGLFAASGPISYAEVLKQGPLPPGSARPLGEVPRGAQEAEGGDGDGEGCSGSPSAPASQAQALPPPPYTTFPGSKPKFDWVSAPDGPERHFRFNGAGGGIGAPRRRAAALSGPWGSPPPPPGQMHSAPGPRRPAPALLAPPMFIFPAPTGEPMRPGPPGLQELPPLPPPTPPPAPPPTPPPTLQPPALQSTPLPVAPPLSPGLGHEASALAPTLAPALPPALAADQAPAPAPAPAPAPSPAPTVAEPSPPVSAPAPAAAPIKTRTRRNKGSRAARGATREDGLPGDGPREGATATVPDSSGGGGGGSGASQTGAANTRAARHWPPFQVLNSCPCKCYCRHQPRHRRLPRNVSAC; encoded by the exons ATGGGGCAGGTACTGAAGTGTCTGAACAGCAGCTGTGTTGGGGACATGGGAAAGAAGGC TCTCCCAGCTCCGTCAGAAATGGGGAACGTGCAGTCGGAGCCATCGGCGGGTGGGGGCTCCCGAAAAGAGCAGGCCTCGGACCGCGCCCCCGACTCCCGCCGGACGTCCCTGGTGGAGCCCGAGATGACCTCCCAGGCCATGCGCCTGACTCGCGGGCTGGGTGTCTGGTTCCCTGGCAGCTCCGCACCCCCGGGACTCCTGGTACCCCGGGAGCCCCAGGCCTCACCCTCGACCCTGCCCCTCACCTTAGAACGGCCCTCTCCAGTGATGTCCCCTCCTGAAGAGGCGGCCGCGGTCTCtgcaccacccccagcccccgcGGGGACCCTGCTGCCCGGCCCGTCTAAATGGCAAAAGCCCGCGGGCACTCCAGTGCCCCGGGTCCGTGGCCTGCTGGAGGCGAGCCATCGCGGCCAGGGCGACCCTCCGAGCCTCCgcccgctgccgccgccgccgccgccgccgcccccgccccgGCAACTATCCGTAAAGGACACTGTCCCGAGGGCCCCATCCCAATTTCCGCCGCCCCTGGAGCCTTGGAAGCCGCCACCACCATTACCTTCTGAACGGCAGCCGGCGGACCGCAGAATCactcctgctctggccacacCCGCCTCAACCCCCACAGAAAGCCAGGCTGGGCCGGGCAACCAGGGCCAGACGGCCGGTAGGGCTCGCGGAGGGGCGCCTCCCCAGGCGGGCGAAGGCGAAATGGCCCAGCCTGTGGCTTCCGAGTCCGGCCTGAGCCTGCTGTGTAAAATCACCTTCAAGTCGGGGCCCTCTTTGGCCCCTCCGGCAGCCTCGAGTTCCTTAGCAGCCAAAGATTCGCTCGGGGGCGGCGGAGGCGGCGGCCTCTTTGCTGCCTCGGGTCCCATCTCTTACGCCGAGGTCCTGAAGCAGGGGCCCCTGCCTCCTGGATCCGCTCGCCCCCTGGGAGAGGTTCCTCGAGGAgcacaggaagctgagggaggtgATGGAGACGGCGAAGGGTGCTCTGGTTCTCCCTCGGCGCCTGCGTCCCAAGCCCAGGCCCTACCGCCGCCACCCTACAccaccttcccaggctcaaagCCCAAATTCGACTGGGTTAGCGCTCCCGACGGCCCTGAACGCCACTTCCGCTTCAACGGGGCTGGCGGAGGCATCGGGGCGCCGCGACGGCGTGCGGCCGCACTCTCTGGGCCTTGGGGctcccctccaccaccaccaggGCAGATGCACTCAGCTCCCGGGCCCCGGAGGCCCGCACCTGCCCTACTGGCGCCGCCTATGTTCATCTTCCCGGCACCCACTGGTGAGCCCATGCGCCCGGGGCCTCCAGGCCTGCAGGAGTTACCACCGCTGCCACCGCCCACGCCGCCGCCCGCGCCACCGCCCACACCGCCGCCCACACTGCAGCCACCAGCGCTCCAGTCAACGCCACTGCCGGTGGCTCCCCCGCTCTCCCCGGGCCTGGGCCACGAGGCGTCAGCCCTGGCTCCCACCCTAGCCCCTGCTCTGCCCCCAGCCTTAGCCGCCGACcaggccccggccccggccccggccccggccccagcCCCATCCCCAGCTCCCACCGTGGCTGAGCCCTCGCCGCCTGTGTCCGCGCCCGCACCCGCGGCTGCACCCATCAAGACCCGCACGCGCAGGAACAAGGGTTCCCGTGCAGCCCGGGGCGCAACCCGTGAGGATGGCTTGCCTGGAGACGGTCCTCGTGAAGGAGCTACAGCTACAGTGCCGGACAGCAGCGGTGGAGGGGGTGGTGGCAGCGGGGCCTCTCAGACTGGGGCAGCTAACACCCGCGCTGCGCGCCACTGGCCGCCCTTCCAGGTGCTTAACTCCTGTCCCTGCAAGTGTTACTGCCGCCACCAGCCACGCCATCGCCGCCTGCCACGCAACGTCTCTGCCTG CTGA
- the GGN gene encoding gametogenetin isoform X1 translates to MGQVLKCLNSSCVGDMGKKALPAPSEMGNVQSEPSAGGGSRKEQASDRAPDSRRTSLVEPEMTSQAMRLTRGLGVWFPGSSAPPGLLVPREPQASPSTLPLTLERPSPVMSPPEEAAAVSAPPPAPAGTLLPGPSKWQKPAGTPVPRVRGLLEASHRGQGDPPSLRPLPPPPPPPPPPRQLSVKDTVPRAPSQFPPPLEPWKPPPPLPSERQPADRRITPALATPASTPTESQAGPGNQGQTAGRARGGAPPQAGEGEMAQPVASESGLSLLCKITFKSGPSLAPPAASSSLAAKDSLGGGGGGGLFAASGPISYAEVLKQGPLPPGSARPLGEVPRGAQEAEGGDGDGEGCSGSPSAPASQAQALPPPPYTTFPGSKPKFDWVSAPDGPERHFRFNGAGGGIGAPRRRAAALSGPWGSPPPPPGQMHSAPGPRRPAPALLAPPMFIFPAPTGEPMRPGPPGLQELPPLPPPTPPPAPPPTPPPTLQPPALQSTPLPVAPPLSPGLGHEASALAPTLAPALPPALAADQAPAPAPAPAPAPSPAPTVAEPSPPVSAPAPAAAPIKTRTRRNKGSRAARGATREDGLPGDGPREGATATVPDSSGGGGGGSGASQTGAANTRAARHWPPFQVLNSCPCKCYCRHQPRHRRLPRNVSAWLSTPTNHLGEPPWVATIKLAGSLVAGLEHYDLQATHSN, encoded by the exons ATGGGGCAGGTACTGAAGTGTCTGAACAGCAGCTGTGTTGGGGACATGGGAAAGAAGGC TCTCCCAGCTCCGTCAGAAATGGGGAACGTGCAGTCGGAGCCATCGGCGGGTGGGGGCTCCCGAAAAGAGCAGGCCTCGGACCGCGCCCCCGACTCCCGCCGGACGTCCCTGGTGGAGCCCGAGATGACCTCCCAGGCCATGCGCCTGACTCGCGGGCTGGGTGTCTGGTTCCCTGGCAGCTCCGCACCCCCGGGACTCCTGGTACCCCGGGAGCCCCAGGCCTCACCCTCGACCCTGCCCCTCACCTTAGAACGGCCCTCTCCAGTGATGTCCCCTCCTGAAGAGGCGGCCGCGGTCTCtgcaccacccccagcccccgcGGGGACCCTGCTGCCCGGCCCGTCTAAATGGCAAAAGCCCGCGGGCACTCCAGTGCCCCGGGTCCGTGGCCTGCTGGAGGCGAGCCATCGCGGCCAGGGCGACCCTCCGAGCCTCCgcccgctgccgccgccgccgccgccgccgcccccgccccgGCAACTATCCGTAAAGGACACTGTCCCGAGGGCCCCATCCCAATTTCCGCCGCCCCTGGAGCCTTGGAAGCCGCCACCACCATTACCTTCTGAACGGCAGCCGGCGGACCGCAGAATCactcctgctctggccacacCCGCCTCAACCCCCACAGAAAGCCAGGCTGGGCCGGGCAACCAGGGCCAGACGGCCGGTAGGGCTCGCGGAGGGGCGCCTCCCCAGGCGGGCGAAGGCGAAATGGCCCAGCCTGTGGCTTCCGAGTCCGGCCTGAGCCTGCTGTGTAAAATCACCTTCAAGTCGGGGCCCTCTTTGGCCCCTCCGGCAGCCTCGAGTTCCTTAGCAGCCAAAGATTCGCTCGGGGGCGGCGGAGGCGGCGGCCTCTTTGCTGCCTCGGGTCCCATCTCTTACGCCGAGGTCCTGAAGCAGGGGCCCCTGCCTCCTGGATCCGCTCGCCCCCTGGGAGAGGTTCCTCGAGGAgcacaggaagctgagggaggtgATGGAGACGGCGAAGGGTGCTCTGGTTCTCCCTCGGCGCCTGCGTCCCAAGCCCAGGCCCTACCGCCGCCACCCTACAccaccttcccaggctcaaagCCCAAATTCGACTGGGTTAGCGCTCCCGACGGCCCTGAACGCCACTTCCGCTTCAACGGGGCTGGCGGAGGCATCGGGGCGCCGCGACGGCGTGCGGCCGCACTCTCTGGGCCTTGGGGctcccctccaccaccaccaggGCAGATGCACTCAGCTCCCGGGCCCCGGAGGCCCGCACCTGCCCTACTGGCGCCGCCTATGTTCATCTTCCCGGCACCCACTGGTGAGCCCATGCGCCCGGGGCCTCCAGGCCTGCAGGAGTTACCACCGCTGCCACCGCCCACGCCGCCGCCCGCGCCACCGCCCACACCGCCGCCCACACTGCAGCCACCAGCGCTCCAGTCAACGCCACTGCCGGTGGCTCCCCCGCTCTCCCCGGGCCTGGGCCACGAGGCGTCAGCCCTGGCTCCCACCCTAGCCCCTGCTCTGCCCCCAGCCTTAGCCGCCGACcaggccccggccccggccccggccccggccccagcCCCATCCCCAGCTCCCACCGTGGCTGAGCCCTCGCCGCCTGTGTCCGCGCCCGCACCCGCGGCTGCACCCATCAAGACCCGCACGCGCAGGAACAAGGGTTCCCGTGCAGCCCGGGGCGCAACCCGTGAGGATGGCTTGCCTGGAGACGGTCCTCGTGAAGGAGCTACAGCTACAGTGCCGGACAGCAGCGGTGGAGGGGGTGGTGGCAGCGGGGCCTCTCAGACTGGGGCAGCTAACACCCGCGCTGCGCGCCACTGGCCGCCCTTCCAGGTGCTTAACTCCTGTCCCTGCAAGTGTTACTGCCGCCACCAGCCACGCCATCGCCGCCTGCCACGCAACGTCTCTGCCTG GCTGAGCACACCCACCAACCACCTGGGCGAGCCACCCTGGGTTGCCACCATCAAGCTGGCCGGCTCCCTGGTGGCTGGGCTGGAGCACTACGACCTGCAGGCCACCCATTCCAACTGA
- the GGN gene encoding gametogenetin isoform X2 codes for MGNVQSEPSAGGGSRKEQASDRAPDSRRTSLVEPEMTSQAMRLTRGLGVWFPGSSAPPGLLVPREPQASPSTLPLTLERPSPVMSPPEEAAAVSAPPPAPAGTLLPGPSKWQKPAGTPVPRVRGLLEASHRGQGDPPSLRPLPPPPPPPPPPRQLSVKDTVPRAPSQFPPPLEPWKPPPPLPSERQPADRRITPALATPASTPTESQAGPGNQGQTAGRARGGAPPQAGEGEMAQPVASESGLSLLCKITFKSGPSLAPPAASSSLAAKDSLGGGGGGGLFAASGPISYAEVLKQGPLPPGSARPLGEVPRGAQEAEGGDGDGEGCSGSPSAPASQAQALPPPPYTTFPGSKPKFDWVSAPDGPERHFRFNGAGGGIGAPRRRAAALSGPWGSPPPPPGQMHSAPGPRRPAPALLAPPMFIFPAPTGEPMRPGPPGLQELPPLPPPTPPPAPPPTPPPTLQPPALQSTPLPVAPPLSPGLGHEASALAPTLAPALPPALAADQAPAPAPAPAPAPSPAPTVAEPSPPVSAPAPAAAPIKTRTRRNKGSRAARGATREDGLPGDGPREGATATVPDSSGGGGGGSGASQTGAANTRAARHWPPFQVLNSCPCKCYCRHQPRHRRLPRNVSAWLSTPTNHLGEPPWVATIKLAGSLVAGLEHYDLQATHSN; via the exons ATGGGGAACGTGCAGTCGGAGCCATCGGCGGGTGGGGGCTCCCGAAAAGAGCAGGCCTCGGACCGCGCCCCCGACTCCCGCCGGACGTCCCTGGTGGAGCCCGAGATGACCTCCCAGGCCATGCGCCTGACTCGCGGGCTGGGTGTCTGGTTCCCTGGCAGCTCCGCACCCCCGGGACTCCTGGTACCCCGGGAGCCCCAGGCCTCACCCTCGACCCTGCCCCTCACCTTAGAACGGCCCTCTCCAGTGATGTCCCCTCCTGAAGAGGCGGCCGCGGTCTCtgcaccacccccagcccccgcGGGGACCCTGCTGCCCGGCCCGTCTAAATGGCAAAAGCCCGCGGGCACTCCAGTGCCCCGGGTCCGTGGCCTGCTGGAGGCGAGCCATCGCGGCCAGGGCGACCCTCCGAGCCTCCgcccgctgccgccgccgccgccgccgccgcccccgccccgGCAACTATCCGTAAAGGACACTGTCCCGAGGGCCCCATCCCAATTTCCGCCGCCCCTGGAGCCTTGGAAGCCGCCACCACCATTACCTTCTGAACGGCAGCCGGCGGACCGCAGAATCactcctgctctggccacacCCGCCTCAACCCCCACAGAAAGCCAGGCTGGGCCGGGCAACCAGGGCCAGACGGCCGGTAGGGCTCGCGGAGGGGCGCCTCCCCAGGCGGGCGAAGGCGAAATGGCCCAGCCTGTGGCTTCCGAGTCCGGCCTGAGCCTGCTGTGTAAAATCACCTTCAAGTCGGGGCCCTCTTTGGCCCCTCCGGCAGCCTCGAGTTCCTTAGCAGCCAAAGATTCGCTCGGGGGCGGCGGAGGCGGCGGCCTCTTTGCTGCCTCGGGTCCCATCTCTTACGCCGAGGTCCTGAAGCAGGGGCCCCTGCCTCCTGGATCCGCTCGCCCCCTGGGAGAGGTTCCTCGAGGAgcacaggaagctgagggaggtgATGGAGACGGCGAAGGGTGCTCTGGTTCTCCCTCGGCGCCTGCGTCCCAAGCCCAGGCCCTACCGCCGCCACCCTACAccaccttcccaggctcaaagCCCAAATTCGACTGGGTTAGCGCTCCCGACGGCCCTGAACGCCACTTCCGCTTCAACGGGGCTGGCGGAGGCATCGGGGCGCCGCGACGGCGTGCGGCCGCACTCTCTGGGCCTTGGGGctcccctccaccaccaccaggGCAGATGCACTCAGCTCCCGGGCCCCGGAGGCCCGCACCTGCCCTACTGGCGCCGCCTATGTTCATCTTCCCGGCACCCACTGGTGAGCCCATGCGCCCGGGGCCTCCAGGCCTGCAGGAGTTACCACCGCTGCCACCGCCCACGCCGCCGCCCGCGCCACCGCCCACACCGCCGCCCACACTGCAGCCACCAGCGCTCCAGTCAACGCCACTGCCGGTGGCTCCCCCGCTCTCCCCGGGCCTGGGCCACGAGGCGTCAGCCCTGGCTCCCACCCTAGCCCCTGCTCTGCCCCCAGCCTTAGCCGCCGACcaggccccggccccggccccggccccggccccagcCCCATCCCCAGCTCCCACCGTGGCTGAGCCCTCGCCGCCTGTGTCCGCGCCCGCACCCGCGGCTGCACCCATCAAGACCCGCACGCGCAGGAACAAGGGTTCCCGTGCAGCCCGGGGCGCAACCCGTGAGGATGGCTTGCCTGGAGACGGTCCTCGTGAAGGAGCTACAGCTACAGTGCCGGACAGCAGCGGTGGAGGGGGTGGTGGCAGCGGGGCCTCTCAGACTGGGGCAGCTAACACCCGCGCTGCGCGCCACTGGCCGCCCTTCCAGGTGCTTAACTCCTGTCCCTGCAAGTGTTACTGCCGCCACCAGCCACGCCATCGCCGCCTGCCACGCAACGTCTCTGCCTG GCTGAGCACACCCACCAACCACCTGGGCGAGCCACCCTGGGTTGCCACCATCAAGCTGGCCGGCTCCCTGGTGGCTGGGCTGGAGCACTACGACCTGCAGGCCACCCATTCCAACTGA